A genomic window from Pyricularia oryzae 70-15 chromosome 7, whole genome shotgun sequence includes:
- a CDS encoding 4-coumarate-CoA ligase 1, with the protein MVFFPPEYIPKLPFDPPDSMTIEEFIKNETCGRRPLAESRNPFTCGLTGKTYSILQVQQRTDFLSRALGKRMGWSPNQDTPWEKVVGIFSANTIDYQTVAYAVHRLNGIVTPANAVYSVPELAHQLKSSGASALVTCALLLDTALAAAKEAGIARDKIFVMWMPGPAPSTPVVSVDDLIREGSSLPQLERLRWARGTGARQTAFLCYSSGTSGLPKAVMISHRNVIANVLQYNVFDGPSLAKRGVTTQAILGLLPFSHIYALVVINHAGTWRGDEIITLPKFELATFLGAIQKFKISMLYLVPPIIIQMVKNHDKLKQYDLSSVHSVFSGAAPLGEETVGNLNKIYPDWVVVQGYGMTETATVVSGTSEDDIYTRSSGSLLPGVKAKVMDPNGNEVTQLDTPGELWVQSPSVTLGYLNNEKATHETFVWDEDGRWIRTGDEVLFTLSPGGNEHLVILDRIKELIKVKRHQVAPAELEAHLLDHPAVEDCSVIQIPDDHSGEVPKAFVVKNAAYSKGKSDNDLAREIEKHVEEHKASYKWLRGGVEFVAEIPKSPSGKILRRLLRDREKEKRRSQGSKL; encoded by the exons ATGGTCTTTTTTCCGCCGGAGTACATTCCGAAACTGCCGTTCG acccCCCGGACTCCATGACCATTGAGGAGTTCATTAAAAATGAAACATGCGGCCGTCGACCTTTGGCCGAGAGCAGGAATCCCTTCACCTGTGGCTTGACCGGCAAGACGTACAGCATCTTACAGGTCCAACAGCGGACCGACTTTCTCTCGAGAGCTCTGGGCAAGAGGATGGGCTGGTCTCCCAACCAGGACACACCCTGGGAAAAGGTGGTTGGGATATTCTCGGCAAACACG ATTGATTATCAAACCGTCGCCTACGCGGTGCACAGGCTAAACGGCATCGTGACGCCGGCCAACGCCGTGTACTCGGTCCCGGAGCTGGCGCACCAGCTCAAGTCGTCGGGGGCCTCGGCCCTCGTGACGTGCGCGCTGCTCCTCGACACGGCgctggccgccgccaaggagGCCGGCATAGCCCGGGACAAGATCTTTGTCATGTGGATGCCCGGGCCCGCACCCTCGACGCCCGTGGTCTCGGTCGACGACCTCATCCGGGAGGGCAGCAGCCTGCCGCAGCTGGAGCGGCTCAGGTGGGCAAGGGGCACCGGCGCACGCCAGACGGCTTTCCTCTGCTACTCGAGCGGCACGTCGGGCCTGCCCAAGGCCGTCATGATCTCGCACCGCAACGTCATCGCCAACGTGCTCCAGTACAACGTCTTTGACGGGCCCAGCCTCGCCAAGAGGGGCGTCACCACGCAGGCCATCTTGGGGCTCCTGCCGTTTAGCCACATCTACGCCCTGGTCGTCATCAACCACGCCGGCACCTGGAGGGGCGATGAGATCATCACCCTGCCCAAGTTTGAGCTGGCCACCTTTCTCGGGGCGATCCAAAAGTTCAAGATTTCAATGCTTTATCTG gtcccgCCAATCATCATCCAGATGGTCAAGAACCACGACAAGCTAAAGCAATACGATCTGAGCAGCGTGCACAGCGTCTTCAGCGGCGCGGCCCCCCTGGGCGAGGAGACGGTCGGGAACCTCAACAAGATCTACCCCGACTGGGTCGTCGTGCAGGGCTACGGCATGACGGAGACGGCAACGGTGGTGTCCGGCACCAGCGAAGACGACATCTACACGCGGTCGTCGGGCTCGCTTCTGCCGGGGGTCAAGGCCAAGGTCATGGATCCCAACGGCAACGAGGTCACGCAGCTCGACACGCCTGGTGAGCTCTGGGTCCAGTCGCCATCCGTCACGCTCGGCTATCTCAACAACGAGAAGGCGACGCACGAGACGTTTGTGTGGGACGAGGACGGTCGCTGGATCCGGACGGGCGACGAGGTGCTCTTTACGCTGTCGCCGGGTGGTAATGAGCACCTGGTCATCCTGGACCGGATAAAGGAATTGATCAAGGTCAAG AGACACCAAGTCGCACCCGCCGAGCTGGAAGCACACCTCCTCGACCACCCAGCCGTCGAGGACTGCAGCGTCATCCAGATACCCGACGACCACTCGGGCGAAGTCCCCAAGGCATTTGTGGTCAAGAACGCCGCCTACAGCAAGGGCAAGTCGGACAATGACCTGGCCAGGGAGATTGAGAAGCACGTCGAGGAGCACAAGGCCTCGTACAAGTGGCTGCGTGGAGGCGTCGAGTTCGTCGCCGAGATCCCAAAGAGCCCGTCGGGCAAGATCCTGAGGAGGCTGCTGCGGGACAGGGAAAAGGAGAAGAGGCGGAGTCAGGGCTCCAAGTTGTAG
- a CDS encoding malate synthase, whose protein sequence is MASTESILQGVNVLGTVNESQRKILTPPALAFLALLHRSFNERRKQLLERRKLRQAEIDKGVLPDFLPETRHIRENSTWKGAAPAPGLVDRRVEITGPTDRKMVVNALNSNVWTYMADFEDSSAPTWENMINGQVNLYDAVRRQVDFKQGSKEYKLRTDRTLPTLIVRPRGWHLEEKHVTIDGEPISGSLFDFGLYFFHSAHEAVKRGFGPYFYLPKMESHLEARLWNDAFNLGQDYIGMPRGTIRGTVLIETILAAFEMDEIIYELRDHSSGLNCGRWDYIFSTIKKFRQHPNFVLPDRSAVTMTVPFMDAYVKLLIQTCHKRGVHAMGGMAAQIPIKDDKEANDRAMDGVRADKLREVRAGHDGTWVAHPALAAIASDIFNKHMPTPNQLFVRREDVHITAMDLLNMNVPGKITEDGIRKNLYIGLGYMEAWIRGVGCVPINYLMEDAATAEVSRSQLWQWVKHGVSTAEGKKVDKSYALRLLREEADKMAKSLPAGNKMQLASQYFATQVTGEDYADFLTTLLYNEITTPGSARPASKL, encoded by the exons ATGGCTTCCACAGAGTCCATACTCCAGGGCGTCAACGTCCTGGGCACGGTCAATGAGTCTCAGCGCAAGATTCTGACACCACCTGCTCTGGCTTTTCTCGCCCTGCTTCACCGCTCCTTCAACGAGCGCCGCAAGCAGCTGCTGGAGCGCAGAAAGCTGCGCCAGGCCGAGATTGACAAGGGCGTTCTTCCAGACTTCCTGCCCGAGACCAGGCATATCCGAGAGAACTCGACCTGGAAGGGAGctgcgccggcgccgggccTGGTTGATCGCCGAGTCGAGATCACGGGCCCTACGGACCGGAAGATGGTTGTCAACGCGCTCAACTCAAATGTGTGGACGTACATGGCCGACTTTGAGG ACTCCAGCGCTCCCACATGGGAAAACATGATCAACGGGCAAGTTAACCTGTACGACGCCGTTCGTCGGCAGGTGGACTTCAAGCAGGGCAGCAAGGAATACAAGCTGCGGACTGACAGGACTCTACCAACGCTCATTGTGCGGCCTCGTGGATGGCACCTCGAGGAGAAGCATGTGACCATCGACGGAGAGCCCATCAGTGGATCGCTTTTCGACTTTGGTCTTTACTTTTTCCATAGCGCACATGAGGCAGTCAAGCGCGGGTTCGGTCCATACTTTTACCTGCCCAAGATGGAGTCGCACCTGGAGGCTCGGCTGTGGAACGATGCTTTCAACCTAGGCCAGGACTACATTGGTATGCCCCGTGGCACGATCCGCGGTACGGTGCTCATCGAGACGATCCTGGCTGCGTTCGAGATGGACGAGATCATCTACGAGCTGCGCGACCACAGCTCCGGCCTCAACTGCGGCCGATGGGACTATATTTTCAGCACCATCAAGAAGTTCCGCCAGCACCCCAACTTTGTGCTGCCCGACCGCTCGGCTGTCACCATGACGGTGCCCTTCATGGACGCCTACGTCAAGCTGCTGATTCAGACTTGCCACAAGCGCGGCGTGCACGCCATGGGAGGCATGGCTGCCCAGATCCCCAtcaaggacgacaaggaggCCAACGACCGCGCCATGGATGGTGTCCGGGCCGACAAGCTGCGCGAGGTGCGGGCGGGCCACGACGGTACCTGGGTTGCCCACCCGGCCCTGGCGGCCATCGCTTCAGACATCTTCAACAAGCACATGCCGACGCCCAACCAGCTGTTTGTGAGGCGCGAGGACGTGCACATTACGGCCATGGATCTGCTCAACATGAATGTACCGGGCAAGATCACCGAGGATGGAATCAGGAAAAACCTGTACATTGGTCTCGGTTACATGGAGGCCTGGAtccgcggcgttggctgcgtGCCCATCAACTACCTGAT GGAGGACGCCGCGACTGCCGAAGTCTCCCGCAGCCAGCTGTGGCAGTGGGTCAAGCACGGCGTGAGCACCGCAGAGGGCAAAAAGGTTGACAAGTCGTATGCGCTCCGTCTCTTGCGGGAGGAGGCAGACAAGATGGCCAAGTCATTGCCCGCCGGCAACAAGATGCAGCTGGCCTCGCAGTACTTTGCCACCCAGGTTACCGGCGAGGATTATGCCGACTTTTTGACAAC GCTTTTGTATAACGAGATCACGACACCCGGAAGCGCCAGGCCCGCTTCGAAATTGTAA
- a CDS encoding 1-aminocyclopropane-1-carboxylate deaminase: MSTNDIKLPEPFASIPRETFLFGPSPIQHLERISEALGGKVNVYAKRDDCNSGLAYGGNKTRKLEYLAAEAKAQGADTLVSIGGVQSNHTRQVAAVSTKLGLKAVLVQEHWVPDWSDPVYGKVGNIQLSRLMGADVKLDPSGFGIEHKNSLAAAVAELQSQGRRPYAIPAGASDHPLGGLGFARWAFEVEEQERQMGVFFDTVIVCAVTGSTMAGMVAGFKLAQKKCGSKPRRVIGIDASATVPQTKEQVLRIAQVTGRKIGLEDGVDNVTTEDVELDDRYHAGIYGVPDQQTKDAIRFGASTEAFITDPVYEGKSLAGMMDMIRKGEIKPGSNVLYAHLGGQLALNAYSDIFIVHRRQSSLGNPMANPWPKHAMHLAEYSPANTWWWSKATMCGCKKHTL, translated from the exons ATGAGCACCAACGATATCAAGCTCCCTGAGCCATTTGCGAGCATTCCTCGGGAAACTTTTCTATTTGGCCCCTCGCCCATACAGCACCTGGAACGCATCTCAGAAGCACTAGGCGGCAAGGTGAACGTTTACGCAAAGCGTGATGACTGCAATTCGGGTTTGGCATATGGCGGCAACAAGACGCGGAAGCTAGA ATACCTCGCGGCAGAAGCCAAGGCGCAGGGCGCTGACACACTCGTGTCCATTGGCGGCGTGCAATCAAACCACACGCGCCAGGTCGCGGCCGTCTCGACCAAGCTCGGGCTCAAGGCTGTCCTGGTGCAGGAGCACTGGGTGCCCGACTGGTCGGATCCGGTGTACGGCAAGGTGGGCAACATCCAGCTGTCGCGGCTGATGGGCGCCGACGTCAAGCTGGACCCGTCCGGGTTCGGCATCGAGCACAAGAACTCGctcgcggcggcggtggcggagcTGCAGTCGCAGGGGAGAAGGCCGTACGCGATCCCGGCGGGGGCCAGCGACCACCCGCTCGGCGGGCTGGGCTTCGCGCGCTGGGCGTTCGAGGTCGAGGAGCAGGAGCGGCAGATGGGCGTCTTCTTCGACACGGTGATTGTGTGCGCCGTCACGGGCTCGACCATGGCGGGCATGGTGGCCGGGTTCAAGCTGGCGCAGAAAAAGTGCGGGTCCAAGCCGCGGCGCGTCATCGGCATCGACGCCTCGGCCACGGTGCCGCAGACCAAGGAGCAGGTGCTGCGCATCGCGCAGGTGACGGGCCGCAAGATTGGCCTCGAGGACGGCGTCGACAACGTCACGACCGAGGACGTCGAGCTGGACGACCGCTACCACGCCGGCATCTACGGCGTCCCGGACCAGCAGACCAAGGACGCCATCCGCTTCGGGGCCAGCACCGAGGCCTTCATCACCGATCCCGTCTATGAGGGTAAGAGCTTGGCCGGCATGATGGACATGATTCGCAAAGGGGAGATCAAGCCCGGGAGCAACGTCTTGTATGCGCACTTGGGCGGCCAGCTTGCGCTCAATGCGTACTCTGACAT ATTCATTGTGCATCGTCGTCAATCTTCTCTGGGTAATCCCATGGCCAACCCATGGCCAAAACACGCTATGCACTTGGCTGAATACTCTCCGGCCAATACTTGGTGGTGGTCAAAAG CCACAATGTGCGGATGCAAGAAACATACCCTCTGA
- a CDS encoding acyl-protein thioesterase 1: MPNYPAPLRFPAAGRHTATVIFIHGLGDSGHGWAPAVENWRRRQKLDEVKFILPHAPTIPVTCNMGMRMPGWYDIKSIDGTPESLRKDEDEEGILLSQKYFHELIQQEIDAGIPSERIVLGGFSQGGVMSIFSGLTAKVKLAAIVAMSAYVPLSLKFKELVASCEANKATPIWMGHGTTDLVVPTVLGMMSEALLKDEGYQVSMKLYPGMGHSACPEELDEVEAFLRKSLPPLGNTGSGGKDEL, encoded by the exons ATGCCGAACTACCCAGCGCCTCTTCGCTTCCCCGCTGCGGGCCGCCACACGGCAACCGTCATTTTTATCCACGGACTTGGGGATAGTGGTCATGGCTGGGCACCGGCCGTCGAGAACTGGAGGCGGCGCCAGAAGCTTGACGAGGTCAAGTTCATACTGCCTCACGCTCCAACCATTCCCGTCACGTGCAAT ATGGGAATGAGGATGCCCGGTTGGTATGACATA AAAAGCATTGATGGCACTCCCGAGTCCCTCCgcaaggacgaggacgaggagggtATTCTGCTCAGCCAAAAGTACTTTCATGAACTGATCCAGCAAGAAATCGACGCGGGCATCCCGTCGGAGCGCATCGTGCTGGGCGGATTTTCACAGGGCGGCGTCATGTCCATCTTTTCCGGCCTGACGGCCAAGGTCAAGCTCGCCGCCATTGTGGCAATGTCTGCATACGTCCCTCTGTCGCTCAAGTTCAAGGAGCTAGTCGCTAGCTGTGAAGCGAACAAGGCGACTCCGATCTGGATGGGGCACGGCACTACTGATCTTGTGGTGCCGACTGTTTTGGGTATGATGTCCGAGGCTCTACTCAAGGATGAGGGCTACCAGGTCTCGATGAAGCTATACCC AGGCATGGGTCACTCCGCTTGTCCCGAGGAGCTTGACGAGGTCGAGGCGTTTCTGCGAAAGAGCCTTCCCCCCTTGGGAAACACAGGCTCGGGAGGTAAAGATGAACTATGA